A genome region from Streptomyces antimycoticus includes the following:
- a CDS encoding magnesium transporter MgtE N-terminal domain-containing protein: MPAGAPRVFVSHLAGVAVFDPNGDQVGRVRDVVAMLRLAGRPPRVLGLVVEVIGRRRIFLPMTRVTGVESGQVITTGVLNMRRFEQRPTETLVLGELLDRTVRMVETGEPVTVLDVAMTQLPARREWEVDKVFVRRGKTGALRRRGEALTVDWSAVTGFSLEEQGQGAENLLATFEQLRPADLANVLHHLSAKRRGEVAAALDDERLADVLEELPDDDQVEILGKLKEERAADVLEAMDPDDAADLLSELPEPDKERLLDLMRPRDAADMRRLMSYEEGSAGGLMTTEPIVLRPDATIADALARVRNQDLTPALAAQVYVCRPPDQTPTGRYLGTIHFQRLLRDPPFTLVGASVDTDLPTLPPNTPLPVVAGHLATYNLLAAPVVDETGSLLGAVTVDDVLDHLLPSDWRERELYAGVALPEAAGGR, from the coding sequence ATGCCGGCAGGCGCCCCCCGGGTCTTCGTCTCGCATCTCGCGGGCGTCGCCGTCTTCGACCCGAACGGCGACCAGGTGGGGCGGGTACGCGATGTCGTGGCGATGCTGCGGCTGGCCGGCCGCCCGCCGCGGGTGCTCGGCCTGGTGGTCGAGGTGATCGGCCGCCGCCGGATCTTCCTGCCCATGACGCGGGTGACCGGTGTGGAGTCCGGTCAGGTCATCACCACCGGTGTGCTCAACATGCGCCGCTTCGAACAGCGCCCCACCGAAACCCTGGTACTCGGCGAACTGCTCGACCGCACGGTGCGGATGGTCGAGACCGGCGAGCCGGTGACGGTCCTCGACGTGGCGATGACCCAGCTGCCCGCGCGCCGGGAGTGGGAGGTCGACAAGGTCTTCGTACGCCGCGGCAAGACCGGCGCGCTGCGCCGCCGCGGCGAGGCGCTGACCGTGGACTGGTCGGCGGTCACCGGCTTCTCGCTGGAGGAGCAGGGCCAGGGCGCGGAGAACCTGCTGGCCACCTTCGAGCAGCTGCGCCCCGCCGACCTGGCCAATGTGCTGCACCACCTGTCCGCCAAGCGCCGGGGCGAGGTGGCGGCGGCCCTGGACGACGAGCGGCTCGCGGACGTCCTGGAGGAGCTGCCCGACGACGACCAGGTGGAGATCCTCGGCAAGCTCAAGGAGGAGCGCGCGGCCGACGTCCTGGAGGCCATGGACCCCGATGACGCGGCCGATCTGCTCTCCGAGCTCCCCGAACCCGACAAGGAGCGGCTGCTGGACCTGATGCGCCCGCGCGACGCGGCGGACATGCGGCGGCTGATGTCGTACGAGGAGGGGTCGGCGGGCGGTCTGATGACGACCGAGCCGATCGTGCTGCGCCCGGACGCCACCATCGCGGACGCGCTCGCCCGGGTGCGCAACCAGGACCTGACGCCCGCGCTCGCCGCCCAGGTCTATGTGTGCCGCCCGCCCGACCAGACGCCCACCGGCCGCTATCTGGGCACCATCCACTTCCAACGGCTGCTGCGCGACCCGCCGTTCACCCTCGTGGGGGCGTCCGTCGACACCGATCTGCCGACGCTGCCGCCGAACACCCCGCTGCCCGTCGTCGCCGGCCATCTGGCCACCTACAACCTGCTCGCGGCGCCCGTCGTGGACGAGACCGGCTCCCTGCTCGGCGCCGTGACGGTCGACGACGTGCTGGACCATCTGCTGCCGTCCGACTGGCGGGAGCGCGAGCTGTACGCCGGGGTGGCCCTGCCGGAGGCCGCCGGTGGACGGTGA
- a CDS encoding DUF1003 domain-containing protein, whose protein sequence is MDGEGIRLDRPKARRRSPLPRWDPEAFGKASERIARFLGTGRFIAWMTAFVALWLVWNILAPPRLRFDPFPFIFLTLMLSLQASYSAPLILLAQYRQADRDRVNLEQDRKQNERSIADTEFLTREIAALRTGLGEVATRDWLRDQLEDLRREPDGGRTAPRAGVHGEPPAE, encoded by the coding sequence GTGGACGGTGAGGGCATCCGGCTGGACCGGCCCAAGGCGCGGCGCCGCAGCCCGCTGCCGCGCTGGGACCCCGAGGCGTTCGGCAAGGCGTCGGAGCGGATCGCACGCTTCCTGGGCACTGGGCGGTTCATCGCCTGGATGACCGCCTTCGTCGCCTTATGGCTGGTCTGGAACATCCTGGCGCCGCCGCGGCTGCGGTTCGACCCGTTCCCGTTCATCTTCCTGACGCTGATGCTCTCGCTCCAGGCGTCGTACTCCGCCCCGCTGATCCTGCTGGCCCAGTACCGCCAGGCCGACCGCGACCGCGTCAACCTCGAACAGGACCGCAAGCAGAACGAGAGGTCGATCGCCGACACCGAGTTCCTCACCAGGGAGATCGCGGCGCTGCGGACGGGCCTGGGCGAGGTCGCCACCCGCGACTGGCTCCGCGACCAGCTGGAGGACCTGCGCCGGGAGCCGGACGGCGGACGGACCGCGCCGCGGGCCGGCGTCCACGGCGAACCCCCGGCCGAGTGA
- a CDS encoding sec-independent translocase: MLDIGPLELVALVVLAVLVFGPDKLPKVIRDVSQFIRKIREFSDSAKEDIRSELGPEFKDFEFEDLNPKTFVRKHVLDSDELGLKEIRNGFDLRKEMAEVADAVHGRESDPPQGSSGASGTTPPSLSKGDSSTPDLLRKREEPSREERPPFDSDAT, encoded by the coding sequence GTGTTGGACATAGGACCTCTCGAGCTTGTCGCGCTCGTTGTCCTTGCGGTGCTCGTCTTCGGCCCGGACAAGCTCCCGAAGGTGATTCGGGATGTCTCGCAGTTCATCCGGAAGATCCGGGAGTTCTCCGACAGCGCCAAGGAGGACATCCGCTCCGAGCTGGGGCCGGAGTTCAAGGACTTCGAGTTCGAGGACCTCAACCCCAAGACCTTCGTGCGCAAGCATGTGCTGGACTCCGATGAGCTCGGCCTGAAGGAGATCCGTAACGGCTTCGACCTCCGTAAGGAGATGGCGGAGGTCGCCGACGCGGTGCACGGCCGGGAGAGTGATCCGCCGCAGGGCTCTTCAGGGGCTTCCGGCACCACCCCGCCGTCCCTGTCCAAGGGCGACTCCAGTACGCCTGACCTGCTGCGCAAGCGCGAGGAGCCGAGCCGCGAGGAGCGTCCGCCTTTCGACTCCGACGCCACTTGA